One window from the genome of Candidatus Methylomirabilota bacterium encodes:
- a CDS encoding nucleotidyl transferase AbiEii/AbiGii toxin family protein, whose protein sequence is MPARPVSWDTLLGAERTFWEKATLLHSEYHRPAGPAKERLSRHCYDLALLADTEAGRRAIRDTEMLEKVRRYKEVFFYSGWSHYDTAKPGTLRLVPPEARLAEFAGDYAKMAPMIFGTAPRFERLIERLRKLEREINGST, encoded by the coding sequence ATCCCAGCTCGTCCCGTTTCCTGGGATACCCTTCTTGGAGCGGAGCGAACCTTCTGGGAGAAGGCAACGCTCCTACATTCGGAGTATCACCGTCCGGCGGGGCCAGCGAAAGAGCGGCTGTCGCGTCATTGTTACGACCTGGCGCTGCTTGCTGACACGGAGGCGGGTCGGCGAGCCATCAGGGACACCGAGATGCTCGAGAAGGTCAGGCGTTACAAGGAGGTTTTCTTCTACTCCGGCTGGTCGCACTACGACACGGCTAAACCCGGGACACTCAGGCTCGTGCCCCCCGAGGCAAGGCTCGCCGAGTTTGCTGGAGACTACGCAAAGATGGCTCCGATGATCTTCGGCACTGCCCCGCGCTTCGAGAGGCTCATTGAGCGGCTTCGCAAACTCGAGCGCGAGATCAATGGCTCAACGTAG
- a CDS encoding 3'-5' exonuclease has product MRVLPPVRPSREQLTILADSRPGFRLIRGAAGSGKTTTALLRLKQLTRSRLARQDRLGLRDPVSVLVLTYNKTLEGYIVELARQQVAADQRLDLEVSTFSKWARRLIGPVDILDRDEVTARLKPNLLRMIRPDQLDFFVDEVEYAVSRFTPEKLGEYLSKERTGRGNSPRVDAVLRQRLLDDVIQPYQDAKDAAGVLDWNDLALGAADIESEEYDVVIVDEAQDFSANQVRAVLAHLSQNHSTTFVLDAVQRIYPRFFTWVEVGIALRPNMIYKLEENHRNTAEIAAFARPLVAGLPLEDDGSLPDFTACRQTGKRPKVVIGTYSNQLEYMLAELLQHADLKKESVAILQPRGGRWFDYARATLRRHGIPHCELTRQSVWPSGPEQVGLSTIHSAKGLEFDHVLIPGLNQQVTPHGEGEGDATLERLRRLLAMGVGRARTSVMVGYKPGEGSTLIGLLDPATYDAVRV; this is encoded by the coding sequence ATGCGGGTCCTTCCGCCGGTCCGGCCCTCTCGCGAGCAACTGACGATCCTCGCCGATAGCCGGCCCGGCTTTCGGCTCATCAGGGGAGCCGCGGGGAGCGGGAAGACAACCACCGCCCTGCTCCGTCTGAAGCAGCTGACCAGGAGTCGGCTCGCTCGTCAGGATCGTTTGGGTCTGAGGGACCCGGTCAGTGTCTTGGTCCTCACCTACAACAAGACGCTTGAGGGCTACATCGTCGAACTCGCCCGCCAGCAGGTCGCCGCCGACCAGCGCCTCGACCTCGAGGTCAGCACCTTCAGCAAGTGGGCCCGCCGCCTTATCGGGCCCGTCGACATCCTCGATCGGGATGAGGTGACGGCGAGACTGAAGCCGAATCTCCTCAGGATGATCCGGCCCGACCAACTGGATTTCTTCGTCGACGAGGTTGAGTACGCCGTCTCGCGGTTCACCCCTGAGAAACTCGGCGAGTACCTTTCAAAAGAAAGGACTGGGCGGGGTAACTCGCCCAGAGTCGACGCCGTCCTTCGGCAGCGCCTGCTCGACGATGTCATCCAGCCCTACCAGGACGCCAAGGACGCCGCCGGCGTTCTCGACTGGAACGACCTCGCCCTCGGCGCGGCCGACATCGAATCCGAGGAATACGACGTCGTCATTGTCGACGAAGCGCAGGACTTCTCGGCCAACCAGGTGCGCGCCGTGCTCGCCCACTTGTCCCAGAACCACTCGACCACGTTCGTGCTAGACGCGGTACAGCGGATCTATCCTCGCTTCTTCACGTGGGTCGAGGTCGGCATCGCGTTGCGGCCGAACATGATCTACAAGCTTGAGGAGAACCACCGGAACACCGCCGAGATTGCCGCCTTCGCGCGACCACTGGTGGCGGGCCTGCCACTCGAGGACGACGGGTCGCTACCCGACTTCACCGCCTGCCGGCAGACAGGCAAGCGGCCCAAGGTCGTCATCGGCACCTACAGCAACCAGCTCGAGTACATGCTGGCCGAGCTCCTGCAGCATGCCGATCTCAAGAAGGAGTCGGTGGCCATCTTGCAGCCGCGGGGCGGAAGGTGGTTCGACTACGCCCGCGCCACGCTACGCCGCCATGGCATCCCGCACTGCGAGCTCACGCGCCAGAGCGTCTGGCCGAGCGGACCCGAGCAGGTGGGCCTGTCGACGATCCATTCCGCCAAGGGGCTCGAGTTCGACCACGTCCTTATCCCCGGCCTCAATCAGCAGGTCACACCTCATGGCGAAGGGGAAGGGGACGCGACGCTCGAGCGTCTCCGCCGGCTGCTCGCGATGGGCGTCGGTCGTGCCCGCACCTCCGTCATGGTCGGCTACAAGCCTGGGGAGGGATCGACACTCATTGGCCTGCTTGATCCCGCGACCTACGATGCCGTCAGGGTCTAG
- a CDS encoding tyrosine-type recombinase/integrase has protein sequence MSGEIQDAPPVRRARGDGSIFQKRYTDRRTGATKKTDTLYMKFYVGGKPIVEPTGTTKWNAARKVLRRRIGEIASGRYIPADVEKTTFGQVKQMALDHYRANGRKSLDRFEDAVSHLSGFFPDQLRVRDISPDRITAYVAARKEEKAANATINRELAAMKLMLRLGERAGKVVNRPYVGMLEENNRRKGFMEDDQFAAIQAHLPHDLKAPMEVGFITGWRVKSEILTRQKSHLDLKAGWLRLEPGETKNGEGRMFPLLPRLRKVLEAQAVRTEAVERATGRIIPWLFHRNGKPIKSFRRAWLTVCLKAGFARVVSEQPRKIEALRIPHDFRRTAIRNLERAGIPRSAAMAMVGHKTESVYRRYAIVEEKMLNEAGVKLQGLYDSAEAPARTVVALDEARAARGAKA, from the coding sequence ATGAGCGGCGAGATCCAAGACGCGCCTCCCGTCCGCCGCGCCCGCGGCGACGGGTCGATCTTCCAGAAGCGGTACACGGACAGGCGCACGGGCGCGACGAAGAAAACCGACACGCTGTACATGAAGTTCTACGTCGGTGGTAAGCCAATTGTGGAGCCGACCGGGACCACGAAGTGGAACGCCGCCAGAAAGGTTCTGCGGCGCAGGATCGGCGAGATCGCCAGCGGGCGATACATCCCCGCCGATGTCGAGAAGACGACCTTCGGGCAGGTCAAGCAGATGGCGCTCGACCATTATCGGGCCAATGGCCGGAAGTCCCTCGATCGCTTCGAGGACGCCGTCTCGCACCTGAGCGGGTTCTTCCCAGACCAGCTCAGGGTTCGCGACATCAGTCCTGACCGAATCACCGCCTACGTTGCGGCCCGGAAAGAGGAGAAGGCGGCAAACGCCACGATTAACAGAGAGCTCGCCGCCATGAAGCTGATGCTGCGGCTCGGCGAGCGCGCTGGAAAGGTTGTGAACCGCCCCTACGTCGGGATGCTGGAGGAGAACAACCGGCGCAAGGGGTTCATGGAGGACGACCAGTTCGCGGCCATCCAAGCGCATCTACCGCACGACCTGAAGGCTCCGATGGAGGTCGGGTTCATCACTGGTTGGCGCGTGAAGTCGGAGATCCTGACGAGACAGAAGTCCCACCTCGACCTCAAGGCTGGATGGCTGCGGCTGGAACCGGGCGAGACGAAGAACGGTGAGGGCCGGATGTTCCCTCTCCTCCCGCGGCTGCGAAAGGTGCTCGAGGCACAGGCGGTGAGAACCGAGGCCGTCGAAAGGGCCACGGGCCGGATCATCCCGTGGCTCTTCCACCGCAACGGCAAGCCGATCAAGTCCTTCCGTCGGGCGTGGCTGACCGTGTGCCTCAAGGCCGGATTCGCTCGGGTCGTCTCCGAGCAGCCCCGAAAGATCGAGGCGCTCCGAATCCCGCATGACTTCCGCCGGACGGCGATCCGAAACCTGGAACGGGCTGGCATCCCCCGGTCCGCCGCGATGGCGATGGTTGGGCACAAGACCGAGAGCGTGTATCGCCGCTACGCCATCGTCGAGGAGAAGATGCTGAATGAGGCCGGCGTGAAACTCCAGGGGCTCTATGACAGCGCCGAGGCCCCCGCCCGCACTGTTGTGGCTCTGGACGAGGCTCGTGCCGCTCGGGGCGCGAAGGCGTAA
- the tcmP gene encoding three-Cys-motif partner protein TcmP → MREQLLPGNDPDHAPTLFALPAPVAPETLSVPTPDQPVWTLHKARLIQRYLFLFLMITRHGTYVDGFSGPQEPEDPDSWSAKLVLELEPKWIRRFHLFERSRGQLARLHALKASLPPSDERFVEIYAGDFNERVLDFVEGAAIGENEATFCLLDQWTFECQWATLRALAHKKTGRYKIELFYFLANSWLDRALAGVKRPALVEAWWGRSDWQQLRGMPGPLRAHRFADRMRRELGYLSVKPWAIYERERGGRTMYYMIHATDHPKAPLQMRRAYGDVIDVPEQGEQLDLELWAVGNPKRDGTSGHES, encoded by the coding sequence TTGCGCGAGCAACTGCTTCCTGGCAACGATCCTGACCACGCGCCGACCCTTTTCGCGCTACCCGCGCCTGTGGCACCGGAAACGCTGTCCGTCCCGACGCCAGACCAGCCGGTATGGACTCTCCACAAGGCCCGACTGATCCAGCGGTATCTGTTCCTGTTCCTTATGATCACACGCCACGGCACGTACGTTGACGGGTTCTCCGGTCCACAAGAGCCTGAAGACCCTGACTCGTGGTCAGCGAAGCTCGTGCTCGAGCTCGAGCCAAAGTGGATACGTCGATTCCATCTTTTCGAGCGCAGCCGGGGTCAACTGGCACGGCTTCACGCCTTGAAGGCTAGTCTGCCGCCGTCCGACGAGCGCTTTGTGGAGATCTACGCGGGAGACTTCAACGAGCGCGTCCTTGACTTCGTTGAAGGGGCAGCGATCGGAGAGAACGAGGCCACGTTCTGTCTCCTCGACCAGTGGACCTTTGAGTGCCAGTGGGCCACACTACGGGCGCTGGCACACAAGAAAACCGGACGCTACAAGATTGAGCTCTTCTATTTCCTGGCCAATAGCTGGCTTGACCGAGCCCTGGCCGGTGTGAAGCGGCCAGCGCTGGTTGAAGCGTGGTGGGGTCGCTCCGATTGGCAGCAGCTGCGCGGGATGCCGGGCCCTCTCCGGGCTCATCGGTTTGCCGACCGTATGAGGAGAGAGCTCGGATACCTCTCCGTCAAGCCGTGGGCGATTTATGAGCGCGAGCGAGGCGGAAGGACCATGTACTATATGATTCACGCGACCGACCACCCGAAAGCGCCTCTGCAAATGCGCCGTGCTTACGGCGACGTCATTGACGTCCCGGAGCAGGGCGAGCAGTTGGATCTGGAGTTGTGGGCTGTAGGCAATCCAAAACGCGATGGCACGTCCGGCCACGAGTCATAA
- a CDS encoding copper chaperone PCu(A)C yields the protein MTRGRWSPRAAGGALALLALTAGCTYYPTAPDVGGVRLQPEKGRAVRSPTANEAVVYFDLKSTGKYGDVLLGAQAPVARRAELRSPSGRQVSEIDIPGQSVLKFDKDGPRIVLSDLTRTLTPGEVIIVTVYFQKSGAIGIITVVE from the coding sequence ATGACGCGGGGCCGGTGGTCACCGCGCGCCGCCGGCGGCGCGCTGGCGCTGCTGGCGCTGACCGCCGGCTGCACGTACTACCCCACCGCGCCAGACGTCGGCGGCGTGCGCCTGCAGCCCGAGAAGGGGCGCGCGGTGCGGTCGCCGACCGCCAACGAGGCCGTCGTCTACTTCGACCTCAAGAGCACGGGGAAATACGGCGACGTCCTGCTGGGGGCGCAGGCGCCGGTGGCCCGACGCGCCGAGCTGCGCTCGCCGTCGGGCCGTCAGGTGAGCGAGATCGACATCCCGGGGCAGAGCGTCCTCAAATTCGACAAGGACGGGCCGCGCATCGTCCTCAGCGATCTGACGCGCACGCTGACGCCGGGCGAGGTCATCATCGTCACGGTGTACTTCCAGAAGTCCGGCGCCATCGGCATCATCACCGTCGTCGAATAG
- a CDS encoding phage Gp37/Gp68 family protein — protein sequence MGATSAIEWTDATWNPVTGCTKISPGCKFCYAERLALRLKIMGNPRYQNGFAVTLHPDQLDLPLRWREPRRVFVNSMSDLFHDAVPLEYVDEVFATMARATRHVFQVLTKRPDRMVLWHRGRAEVVPVPPNVWLGVSVESMRYAWRVERLRQVDARIRFISAEPLLGPLTDLDLRGIAWLIAGGESGGIPRRALVEIIAGRVRPKPEAERWLLELRDLCQAAGVAFFFKQWGGRTPKAGGRELAGQTWSEYPVAAAPSR from the coding sequence GTGGGGGCTACTTCGGCGATTGAGTGGACTGACGCAACGTGGAATCCTGTCACTGGCTGCACCAAGATCTCGCCGGGCTGCAAGTTCTGCTACGCCGAACGATTGGCCCTCCGCCTTAAGATCATGGGCAACCCACGTTATCAGAATGGCTTCGCCGTCACACTTCATCCCGACCAGCTCGATCTGCCACTTCGGTGGCGAGAGCCACGGCGCGTATTTGTCAACAGCATGAGTGATCTGTTCCACGACGCTGTGCCGCTTGAGTATGTAGACGAGGTGTTCGCCACTATGGCCCGTGCGACTCGACATGTCTTCCAGGTGTTGACCAAACGCCCGGATCGGATGGTCTTGTGGCACCGAGGTCGGGCTGAGGTCGTGCCCGTGCCGCCCAACGTGTGGCTCGGCGTGTCGGTTGAGTCCATGCGCTATGCCTGGCGCGTCGAGCGCCTCCGCCAGGTGGACGCTCGCATCAGGTTCATCAGCGCTGAGCCGTTGCTTGGGCCGCTTACCGACCTCGATCTTCGGGGGATCGCCTGGCTGATCGCCGGCGGCGAGTCGGGTGGCATCCCGCGGCGCGCCCTGGTGGAAATTATCGCCGGCCGCGTAAGACCGAAGCCCGAAGCGGAACGCTGGCTCCTTGAGCTCCGCGACCTGTGCCAGGCGGCCGGGGTGGCCTTTTTCTTCAAGCAGTGGGGCGGTCGAACGCCCAAGGCTGGCGGCCGCGAGCTGGCCGGCCAGACGTGGTCGGAGTATCCGGTCGCTGCTGCGCCGAGCCGCTGA
- a CDS encoding ADP-ribosylglycohydrolase family protein, with product MSDHGLFDEPPRNNAEPAMPEQQLPRGAADAARVARTRRSALWAAYGDALGFISELTDAAGLRRRTGGLELTTPIEWKRRIGGRGGVDATLPAGCYSDDTQLRLAVARAVGPKGFDVEAFAKVELPVWLAYALGGGLSTKAAATNLAKATTTWFSNTYQNWLHAGGNGAAMRIQPHVWAASNLNDSRTYMLDVLRNSVCTHAHPTALVGATLHALALAHSMATGTLPSPAILGKLVDEVGMVPSVIRDDPQLGQFWLTEWEREARSPFAEAWQTACHDVGEAISAAERALASGSAGERYRRVIDALNLLDPARRGSGILTVVAAAALTWCDEPPARSLATAANVIGSDTDTIATLAGALLGAVGSDEPPVPVMDSTLIAAEARRMADLASGGRSVGHRYPDLLTWVAPQTQADALLRGHDGLHVAGLGPIRRTLGEAMRARQGSFQWQWAELTFGQTILIKRRDELPVVHHPETTGDDTDRRGPRHRDPPEMPQTPDAPQSDRRHWREDRPDPGRSDTQEEAASGPARRDRPLDLERAIGWVKRQQGDDASIGYAIRRVANEATPEQTAAFLAALLQILRRGPGG from the coding sequence GTGAGCGACCACGGGCTGTTCGACGAACCGCCCCGCAACAACGCCGAGCCCGCGATGCCGGAGCAGCAGCTGCCGCGCGGCGCCGCCGACGCCGCCCGCGTCGCGCGAACCCGTCGGTCGGCGCTGTGGGCGGCCTACGGCGACGCGCTCGGGTTCATCAGCGAGCTCACCGACGCCGCCGGACTGCGCCGCCGCACTGGAGGCCTCGAACTGACCACTCCGATAGAGTGGAAACGGCGCATCGGCGGACGTGGTGGGGTTGACGCGACACTCCCGGCGGGCTGTTACTCCGACGACACGCAACTTCGCCTTGCGGTTGCCCGCGCCGTCGGGCCGAAGGGGTTCGATGTCGAGGCTTTCGCCAAGGTTGAGCTCCCTGTTTGGTTGGCGTATGCGCTCGGCGGCGGGCTCTCGACCAAGGCCGCTGCCACCAATCTGGCGAAGGCCACGACCACATGGTTCTCGAATACCTATCAGAACTGGCTCCACGCGGGAGGTAATGGAGCCGCCATGCGAATCCAACCGCATGTCTGGGCCGCTTCGAACCTGAATGATTCGCGCACCTACATGCTTGACGTGCTCCGCAACTCGGTGTGCACCCACGCCCACCCGACGGCACTGGTTGGAGCGACCCTTCATGCGCTCGCCCTCGCTCACTCGATGGCTACCGGGACCCTCCCGAGCCCGGCGATCCTGGGCAAGCTCGTCGACGAAGTCGGCATGGTGCCGTCCGTAATCCGCGACGATCCGCAGCTCGGTCAGTTCTGGCTCACTGAGTGGGAACGGGAAGCACGAAGTCCGTTCGCCGAAGCGTGGCAGACTGCGTGCCATGACGTCGGCGAGGCTATCAGCGCCGCGGAACGTGCCCTCGCGAGCGGTTCAGCGGGAGAGCGGTATCGCCGCGTGATCGATGCGCTCAACCTTCTCGATCCGGCCCGCCGCGGCAGCGGTATACTCACTGTCGTCGCGGCGGCAGCTCTTACCTGGTGCGACGAACCCCCCGCGAGGTCGCTAGCCACCGCTGCGAACGTCATCGGCTCCGACACCGACACCATCGCGACGTTGGCGGGCGCCCTTCTCGGTGCCGTCGGCTCCGACGAACCGCCCGTGCCGGTGATGGACAGCACTCTCATCGCAGCCGAGGCCAGGAGAATGGCCGATCTCGCCAGTGGCGGCCGCAGCGTCGGGCATCGCTACCCCGATCTGCTGACCTGGGTCGCTCCCCAGACGCAAGCGGACGCCCTACTGCGCGGCCACGACGGGCTCCACGTTGCCGGTCTTGGACCGATCCGGCGCACCCTCGGCGAGGCGATGCGGGCGCGGCAGGGATCGTTCCAATGGCAGTGGGCGGAACTGACGTTCGGACAGACGATCTTGATCAAACGCCGCGACGAGCTGCCAGTCGTCCACCACCCGGAGACCACGGGTGACGACACTGACAGGCGCGGACCGCGTCACAGGGACCCCCCCGAGATGCCCCAAACGCCTGACGCTCCCCAGTCCGATCGCCGTCACTGGCGAGAGGACCGGCCGGACCCGGGGCGTAGCGACACTCAGGAGGAGGCCGCGTCTGGGCCGGCCCGGCGCGACCGCCCGCTGGATCTAGAGCGGGCCATCGGTTGGGTGAAGCGCCAGCAAGGCGACGACGCGTCCATCGGCTATGCAATTCGACGGGTCGCCAACGAGGCCACCCCCGAGCAGACCGCGGCGTTCCTTGCTGCGTTGCTCCAGATCCTGCGACGCGGGCCGGGCGGCTGA
- a CDS encoding DarT ssDNA thymidine ADP-ribosyltransferase family protein, translating into MARLSPCSDVLTAAIKRGITDIVHFTTIHGAVGILAGRALKSRRRLPRDQYLEHVYRPNALNRSRDAPWLDYVSLSISRINDWMFDTSERWHIADGVSWVVLSFVPDILSHPGVVFATTNNIYPACRRAEGLAGFNQLFDDPVIGRYDSTHSRAGLPDHFTTDRQAEVLYPREVDVRYLQRIDVQAEDALDDVHGALGALDHNVRVRHAPEVFE; encoded by the coding sequence GTGGCGCGCTTATCGCCCTGCTCTGACGTCCTGACAGCCGCGATCAAGCGCGGCATTACTGACATCGTCCACTTCACGACCATCCATGGCGCAGTCGGGATCTTGGCAGGCAGGGCCCTGAAGAGCAGACGGCGGCTGCCGCGGGATCAGTACCTCGAGCACGTGTACCGCCCAAACGCTTTGAACCGGAGCCGCGACGCCCCCTGGCTCGATTACGTGAGCCTCTCAATTTCGAGGATCAACGACTGGATGTTTGACACCTCCGAGAGGTGGCACATCGCTGACGGTGTGTCGTGGGTGGTGCTGTCGTTCGTGCCGGACATCTTGAGCCACCCCGGGGTCGTGTTCGCGACAACCAACAACATTTACCCGGCGTGCCGGAGGGCAGAGGGGCTCGCAGGGTTCAACCAGCTATTCGACGACCCTGTAATAGGCAGGTACGACTCGACTCACAGCCGCGCCGGGCTCCCCGACCACTTCACCACGGACCGTCAGGCCGAGGTGCTGTACCCGCGTGAGGTCGACGTGCGGTACCTCCAACGGATCGACGTCCAGGCCGAAGACGCGCTCGACGACGTCCACGGCGCCCTCGGCGCTCTCGACCACAATGTTCGCGTCCGCCACGCACCGGAGGTCTTCGAGTGA
- a CDS encoding nucleotidyl transferase AbiEii/AbiGii toxin family protein, with the protein MSALHREVEEDEAAMALVAHIDRRAHRRLQASDYTLRQAPGADGGAAAHGAGAVSRGPDLRRRPRHPRGRQPGDAGPTAALAAPPPRAPAPPGLAPLHTLRAQVPLRTWSQWTGVTPGAVQGDLVLHYLSAILASSLARHPDLEGGWALKGGTALNLFLLDVPRLSMDIDINYVGQRELEAMRAARPRFEAAVVACCEREDCTVRRMPGEHAGGKLRLRYTAATDGTGSLEVDVNFLLRRPILDLEHRAPRFPPDAGAETVPLLRSKRSPPVSSPRC; encoded by the coding sequence ATGAGCGCCCTCCATCGCGAAGTTGAGGAGGACGAGGCCGCCATGGCGCTGGTCGCGCACATCGATCGCCGGGCGCATCGCCGGCTGCAGGCGAGCGACTATACTCTGCGCCAAGCTCCTGGCGCCGATGGTGGCGCCGCTGCTCACGGCGCTGGAGCGGTATCACGGGGTCCCGATCTCCGCCGCCGTCCGCGCCACCCTCGAGGCCGCCAGCCCGGCGACGCTGGACCGACTGCTGCGCTCGCTGCGCCGCCGCCGCGCGCGCCCGCCCCGCCGGGCCTCGCCCCCCTGCACACGCTCCGGGCCCAGGTCCCGCTGCGCACCTGGAGTCAGTGGACCGGCGTGACGCCGGGCGCGGTCCAAGGCGATCTCGTCCTCCATTACCTGTCGGCGATCCTGGCCAGCTCGCTCGCTCGCCATCCCGATCTGGAGGGCGGATGGGCGCTCAAGGGCGGGACAGCCCTCAACCTGTTCCTTCTCGACGTTCCCCGATTGTCGATGGACATCGACATCAACTACGTGGGCCAGAGGGAGCTGGAGGCGATGCGGGCGGCCCGCCCACGTTTCGAGGCGGCGGTCGTAGCGTGCTGCGAGCGAGAAGATTGTACGGTGCGCCGCATGCCCGGCGAGCACGCGGGCGGGAAGCTTCGCCTGCGCTACACCGCGGCGACGGATGGCACCGGGTCGCTGGAGGTCGACGTGAACTTCCTGCTCCGGCGCCCAATCCTGGATTTGGAGCACAGGGCGCCCCGCTTCCCGCCGGACGCTGGAGCCGAGACTGTTCCCCTCCTTCGCTCGAAGAGATCGCCGCCGGTAAGTTCACCGCGCTGCTGA